The nucleotide window ATCTCAAATCATAAATAAATAGCAATGTTACAACCGAAGAGAACAAAGCACAGGAAAATGCAGAAAGGTCGCATGAAAGGCGACGCTAAAAGAGGTACTACTATATCTTTTGGTTCCTATGCTTTAAAAGCGTTAGACTCTCATTGGATTACCGATCGCCAGATTGAGGCAGCTCGTCAGGCACTTACCCGTAGCATGAAAAGGGAAGGTAATGTATGGATCCGCATATTTCCAGATAAACCTATTACCAACAAACCTGCAGAGGTTCGTATGGGTAAAGGTAAAGGTAACCTTGAGTATTGGGCAGCTGTGGTACAGCCAGGCCGTATCATATTCGAAGTAGATGGTGTTAGTGAAGAAGTTGCGCGCAGAGCATTACAATTGGCTTCTGGTAAACTACCAATTAAGACCAAGTTCACAATGCGCAGAGATTTAGTTACTAATTAATTCGCCATTCTCAAAAATAAAGTCATGTCAAAAAAGAAAGAATTCTTAGATAGCGTTAAGGGATTGAGTGTAGAAGACTTGAAAGTGCAATTGGAGCAATCTAAACAAAGGTTGAAAAAGCTGGAATTTGCGCACGCAATCACTCCGCTCGAAAACCCAATGTCTATTCGCAGCCTGCGCCAGGACATTGCTCGCATCCAAACTCTTATCAGCCAGAAAACAGCGGTTGAGCAAGCATAAAAGTCAATACGTCAAACGACAAATTATTTAAAATGTCTGAAAGAAATTTAAGAAAAACAAGAATAGGGGTTGTTACCAGCAATAAGATGGAGAAAACCATAACTGTTGCTATTGAAAGAAAAGTTAAGCACCCTATCTACGGTAAGTTTTTGAAAAAAACAACCAAGTTTCACGCACACGATGAGAAAAACGAGTGCAGCATTGGTGATACCGTAAAAATTATGGAAACCCGTCCGCTGAGCAAATTGAAGCGTTGGAGACTGGTTGAAGTAGTAGAAAAAGTGAAGTAATTAGAATTTAGTATTGAGATATTAGTATTGACACTTTTATCGTGAAATACACTACTAAACTTTAGTAATATATTGTAAAGGAGATGATTTTGGATAAAGTGCTTCATCTAACATCTAAAATCTAACATCTAAAATCTAAAAAATGATACAGCAAGAAAGCAGGTTAAATGTAGCGGATAACAGCGGCGCGAAGGAAGTACTTTGTATTCGTGTATTGGGCAACAGCGGCCAGCGTTATGCAAGAATTGGCGATAAAATAGTAGTTACCGTTAAGGACGCAATGCCTGCAGCCGGTATTAAAAAAGGTACAGTTGCGAAAGCGGTTATTGTACGTACTACTAACAAATTACGCCGTAAAGATGGTTCTTACATCCGTTTTGATGACAATGCAGTAGTGATATTGAATGCGGCAGATGAACCAAGAGGTACACGTATTTTTGGCCCGGTAGCCAGGGAATTACGTGATAAAGGATACATGAAGATTGTATCATTGGCACCAGAGGTATTATAAATAAATAGCTAATTAGCCGGTGAGCTAATGTGCTAATGAAAGTTCGAATAAATTTTATGTGTATAATTGGCTAATCGGCTCATTATCACATTAGCAAATTAATTTAAAATGAGCAACAGATTTAAACCCAAGTACAACATTAAAAAAGGCGACCAGGTGGTTGTGATTACTGGTGCGGATAAAGATAGAACCAAACCACGCCTAGTAAAAGAAGTATTGGTAGACGAAGGTAAAGTATTGGTAGAAGGTGTTAATATCAAAACACGTCATACCAAACCTTCTGCGCAAAATACTAAAGGTGGTATCGTTAAAAGCGAAGCTCCTATTAATATCAGCAACGTTATGTTATGGGATGCTAAAGCAAAAGCGCCGTCTAAAGTAAGACGTGAGCGCGAAAACGGTAAAACTGCCCGCGTATTTAAAAAATCGGGTGAAAAAATTTAATCCCAGTCTGCCGCCAGGCAGGATTATATCGATTAAAACAACAAAAAGATCATGAGCACAAATACATATACTCCAAGGTTGGCAACAAAATATAAAAGCGAAGTAGCGCCTGCTTTGGTTAAAAAGTTTGCTTACAAAAGTGTAATGCAGGCTCCCAAGCTTGAAAAAATTTGCGTAAACCGCGGTGTAAACGGTGCTGTTACCGATAAAAAGCTGGTTGATGTTGCAGTAGAAGAGCTGACAACCATCACTGGTCAGAAAGCGGTAATCACACAGTCCAAAAAAGACATCTCTAACTTTAAACTTCGTAAGGCTATGCCAATCGGTGCAAGGGTGACTTTGCGCGGAGAAAAAATGTACGAGTTTTTGGATAGGCTGATTTCTGTGGCGCTGCCTCGTGTACGTGATTTTAAAGGTATCAACGAAAAATCTTTCGACGGTCGTGGTAACTATACAATGGGTGTTACTGAACAAATCATTTTCCCTGAAATTGATATTGACAAAGTAAACAAGATCACTGGTATGGATATTACTTTCGTAACTACAGCTCAAACTGATGAAGAAGCTTACGAACTGTTGAAAGAATTAGGCATGCCTTTCAAAAATATTAAAAGAAACGCTGAGTAATTAATAAAACTGAATAATATAAAATGGCAAAAACTTCAATAAAAGCCCGTCAGCTAAAAAGAGAAAAATTAGTTGAGCAGTATGCGGCTAAAAGAGAAGAGTTGAAACAAGCCGGTGATTATGCCGCTTTAGATAAGCTTCC belongs to Niabella yanshanensis and includes:
- the rplP gene encoding 50S ribosomal protein L16, with protein sequence MLQPKRTKHRKMQKGRMKGDAKRGTTISFGSYALKALDSHWITDRQIEAARQALTRSMKREGNVWIRIFPDKPITNKPAEVRMGKGKGNLEYWAAVVQPGRIIFEVDGVSEEVARRALQLASGKLPIKTKFTMRRDLVTN
- the rpmC gene encoding 50S ribosomal protein L29 → MSKKKEFLDSVKGLSVEDLKVQLEQSKQRLKKLEFAHAITPLENPMSIRSLRQDIARIQTLISQKTAVEQA
- the rpsQ gene encoding 30S ribosomal protein S17, translated to MSERNLRKTRIGVVTSNKMEKTITVAIERKVKHPIYGKFLKKTTKFHAHDEKNECSIGDTVKIMETRPLSKLKRWRLVEVVEKVK
- the rplN gene encoding 50S ribosomal protein L14, with translation MIQQESRLNVADNSGAKEVLCIRVLGNSGQRYARIGDKIVVTVKDAMPAAGIKKGTVAKAVIVRTTNKLRRKDGSYIRFDDNAVVILNAADEPRGTRIFGPVARELRDKGYMKIVSLAPEVL
- the rplX gene encoding 50S ribosomal protein L24; amino-acid sequence: MSNRFKPKYNIKKGDQVVVITGADKDRTKPRLVKEVLVDEGKVLVEGVNIKTRHTKPSAQNTKGGIVKSEAPINISNVMLWDAKAKAPSKVRRERENGKTARVFKKSGEKI
- the rplE gene encoding 50S ribosomal protein L5, which produces MSTNTYTPRLATKYKSEVAPALVKKFAYKSVMQAPKLEKICVNRGVNGAVTDKKLVDVAVEELTTITGQKAVITQSKKDISNFKLRKAMPIGARVTLRGEKMYEFLDRLISVALPRVRDFKGINEKSFDGRGNYTMGVTEQIIFPEIDIDKVNKITGMDITFVTTAQTDEEAYELLKELGMPFKNIKRNAE